Genomic segment of Synechococcus sp. A18-25c:
CTGCTAAAGGCCTGACCGTTCTAGTTGGTCAGTGGGCCATGCTCGTGCAGCCAGTGTTGCCAGGGCTTCATCAGACGTTCTGCTTGGTCTCTGGCGTCTTGGTGCAAGTGCAGCATGCGCCGTGGCCGGCCTCGGCTCGGGCAGCGCTTGGTGTATGAATCGAGCATCTCCTGGCGCTCGAGGAAATCGACCGCCTGATGCAGCACTGTCTCGGAGAGCCTCAGCTGCGGATGATCGGTCTGCAGGCGATGGAGCAGTCCAGAGGGGTAGTTGTCGTCCTGCAGGAGGCAGGCCAGCACCCAGCAGACGGCCAGCTCGAGATCCAGGAACAACGGGGGCGGCTGCTGGAAGTAGTGCTCAATGTCTGCAAGGCAGGCGCGCGCGGGTTTCCGTTGGGTGAGCATGAGGATCTGCTGTCTCAATTGTGTCTAACTCCGTCTCATTCTGATTTTCAAGCGTCCAGTTAAAACTCGTTTGCTGGGGGCTGTGGCGTCAGAGTGGGCCCTGGTTGGCCTGCTCCCTGCTTCTCTCCTATGGCTGAGATTCCCAATGAACCGCGTGCCTTCGCCGTCTTTGACGGCGATCTTGATCAGGATTGGTTTGATCGGTACGCGAGGGCTCAGGCCCTCGCGGTCGACACTGAAGCGATGGGCCTGATTCATGGTCGGGATCGGCTCTGTCTGGTGCAGATCTGCGACGAGAACGATCAGGTGGCCTGCATTCGCATCGCTCGCGGTCAGGCTGATGCGCCACGGTTGAAGGCCTTGATGGAATCCAGCTCGATTGAGAAGGTGTTCCACTTCGCCCGTTTCGATGTGGCGGCCCTCGCCACCGGTCTTGGGATTCGGGTCAACCCCATTTTCTGCACGAAGGTGGGAAGCCGCTTGGCGCGCACCTACACCCCCC
This window contains:
- a CDS encoding helix-turn-helix transcriptional regulator, whose amino-acid sequence is MLTQRKPARACLADIEHYFQQPPPLFLDLELAVCWVLACLLQDDNYPSGLLHRLQTDHPQLRLSETVLHQAVDFLERQEMLDSYTKRCPSRGRPRRMLHLHQDARDQAERLMKPWQHWLHEHGPLTN
- a CDS encoding ribonuclease D, with translation MAEIPNEPRAFAVFDGDLDQDWFDRYARAQALAVDTEAMGLIHGRDRLCLVQICDENDQVACIRIARGQADAPRLKALMESSSIEKVFHFARFDVAALATGLGIRVNPIFCTKVGSRLARTYTPRHGLKDLVNELVGVELDKQAQSSDWGRVDELSDMQLAYAANDARYLLPARQQLEMMLRREGRWELAERCFACIPVMSDLDRFRFINTFEH